Proteins from a genomic interval of Ciona intestinalis chromosome 9, KH, whole genome shotgun sequence:
- the LOC100177391 gene encoding uncharacterized protein LOC100177391 isoform X3, whose product MSGDFQRPGKISHRKSSRITFAGRGSGDGHLNIDDAGILQPDDNSKSFDDSVPLEDPSLNLTDDDTFANILEVNTASENEDNILSPTSHKVCGTSDSEPILDISEKSGRVHSEDLRIQLDELGAEYSEDFSKTTDSNALPTKTKSHASGSPHLDETESLTEFEEIERLIQANTAQDSDDDFSDIPEDLEKKILSGPISRSSNNSRRNSGLPTKSSSSEPLPPLSARSNKSSSSRESNRSRESNRSLGSSSHHGRNDEEDKTNIRTLHHDTGYAIDKTTTNLEPSMEVVDQNPHNDTQSSSESSQSESEHEIPTNDPNLHSTMVSTQDELNERVNTQHNTSNTEDLTITQEEEGVVMEDTADTGGGHDHIMDRYIVPTHRSAVGDTNEPNSLVATFGTTEDFEVLLQQQLDEMNDDDIGTATRGQTYTGRDTESPTQLNQTTDIQWRHPGNNRQPTSKNLNSSNESVRKSSYTRPSPRNKPTTNKPVVKSRLKLSPEVKANSPNRDSFQPRESTPASGRNTSRSARSPAANRARRANDKTHGRESRLICQSSDDASIRSDVSRSELRSKLKQEAQSRKRDEEFVKQLQENYGELLMKYAEAENTIDHLRLGAKINIFASVPRPNPEDPTLPFVESTSHPTDRRPRLATVTDGGLNQPPQSPVMFPSDEGPSKLHASSAGSDKDSWVESSLQLPAAAAAEFLRVALQLQAKDLQDKIDSFKTLMKETELSPHEKAHAMENIEDSLHALERDYLNAVDEHAAEQRKLAMATGGSVEQGQPFDPGREMESDIFRLGQMIDGLKHEMSNEPVQQQQQPPYNHPSSPELDVDEKFDQLMKKYNRAPTINESSPTTIPSSHDEEEEDGGRTSRSENIPNKYFQPASSQLNDSTFTGEPPSQPQTPSPRKERSSVHDDTSRSPSPSRRQSRLPRPVSRGRRSSSADRKQTDKGTDSGFVGSESSRQSTTTAPLTPVKTKLVTRPQSVIEVKKVPDSKPPVASERRGRCLSGDTTSTMQTNERHRPKPARRLSSAYHDKVGMYKPPQSYTIDDSMDDISTTSTVREMLKPRHPSRSISSSPSHSPHQAKIKPPLTPYPRGSRSGASVKSKDSSKSRRSMASSTKDSTLDAIRGEISKLREEMKSTNQGKENVHPVLTSTPRVPLVAERSHSPIITSDNEALRAIHDDIKALKDEVHRQSHRKGTGDTSSVKSAEMSSSRRSRSEKKTPRSRRSHSLDRDDLSDASTNREESPTSGRRRRRSRSQSRNPFQGGYWTYVAPSAPVIETQQVPIARVYARTQSPVRAVYSPVYPAVQPPVIAQPQVVYMEQPTAPTRVYVSSPAPTQARIYTTPSKPNASIYISPRHANSSRNVRKANVYIVDSEDEPLRRSHLSSLRRSSSMSKLHREVPLVALPDSSLNDSIEKAERASERLRSRSRTMYRTVRDDLYHTQLLADTM is encoded by the exons ATGAGTGGAGACTTTCAAAGACCAGGAAAGATTAGTCATCGCAAATCCAG CCGCATAACCTTTGCTGGTAGAGGGAGTGGTGACGGCCATCTTAACATTGATGATGCGGGGATATTACAACCGGATGATAATAGTAAGAGTTTCGATGATTCTGTGCCTTTAGAAGACCCAAGTCTGAACCTGACGGATGATGATACGTTTGCGAATATTCTTGAAGTAAATACAGCTTCTG AAAATGAAGACAACATTCTGTCACCAACAAGTCATAAAGTATGTGGAACATCAGATTCTGAACCCATTCTTGACATCAGTGAAAAATCGG GCCGTGTACATAGTGAAGACCTTCGTATACAGCTGGATGAGTTAGGTGCTGAATATTCAGAAGATTTTTCCAAAACAACCGACTCAAATGCTTTGCCAACGAAAACCAAGTCACATGCTTCAGGAA GTCCCCACCTCGACGAAACTGAATCCCTGACTGAGTTCGAGGAGATCGAGAGATTGATTCAAGCGAACACGGCACAAGACAGCGATGACGATTTCTCCGACATCCCGGAAGATTTAGAGAAGAAGATTTTGTCGGGTCCTATAAGCAGGA GCAGCAACAATAGTCGGCGCAACAGTGGCTTGCCGACAAAATCATCTTCATCGGAACCCCTTCCCCCTCTCTCTGCTCGATCAAATAAATCTTCATCATCACGTGAATCAAATCGCTCACGTGAATCAAATCGCTCAC TTGGAAGTTCTTCACATCACGGGAGAAATGATGAGGAGGACAAAACCAACATCCGAACTTTACATCACGATACCGGATACGCAA ttgataaaacaacaacaaacctCGAACCATCGATGGAAGTCGTTGATCAGAATCCACACAATGACACACAATCAt CGAGCGAGAGTTCCCAAAGTGAATCCGAACACGAGATACCAACCAACGACCCCAACCTCCATTCAACCATGGTGTCAACACAAGATGAACTAAACGAAAGAGTCAACACCCAACATAATACTTCAAATACTGAAG ATCTCACTATTACACAAGAAGAAGAAGGTGTAGTGATGGAGGATACAGCAGATACAGGGGGCGGCCATGATCATATTATGGATAGATACATCGTGCCTACACACAGGAGTGCTGTAGGCGACACTAATGAACCAAACAG CTTGGTTGCTACATTTGGAACAACTGAAGACTTTGAAGTTTTGTTGCAACAACAACTGGATGAGATGAATGATGATGATATTG gaacAGCTACAAGAGGCCAAACATACACAGGTAGAGACACAGAATCACCAACGCAGT tgAACCAAACTACAGATATACAATGGAGACACCCAGGCAACAACAGACAACCAACAAGCAA aaacttAAACAGTTCAAACGAAAGTGTGCGCAAGTCAAGTTACACGAGACCCAG CCCGAGGAACAAACCAACCACCAACAAACCAGTCGTGAAATCCCGATTAAAATTATCTCCAGAAGTAAAAGCCAATTCACCAAA CAGGGATAGTTTCCAACCACGAGAATCTACCCCAGCATCGGGACGAAACACTTCACGATCCGCGCGATCCCCGGCAGCCAACCGCGCAAGGAGGGCAAATGATAAAACTCACGGAAG AGAATCCCGGTTGATTTGCCAGAGCAGCGACGATGCGAGCATCCGATCCGATGTCTCCAGGAGCGAGTTACGTTCCAAACTTAAACAGGAAGCTCAATCAAGGAAGAGAGATGAAGAGTTCGTGAAACAACTCCAG GAAAATTATGGAGAACTTCTTATGAAATACGCTGAGGCTGAAAACACTATCGACCATTTAAGACTTGGAGCCAAG ATCAACATATTCGCATCCGTTCCTCGCCCGAATCCCGAAGACCCAACCCTTCCGTTTGTAGAATCGACGTCGCACCCGACCGATCGTCGTCCACGACTCGCAACTGTAACCGATGGAGGGCTTAACCAG CCACCCCAGTCCCCAGTAATGTTCCCATCTGATGAAGGACCATCCAAGCTACACGCCTCATCTGCTGGATCTGATAAAGACAGTTGGGTGGAAAGTAGTTTACAACTTCCAGCTGCTGCAGCTGCCGAGTTTCTTAGAGTAGCTTTGCAACTACAAGCCAAAGATTTGCAG GACAAAATCGATTcctttaaaactttgatgaaAGAAACAGAGCTAAGCCCACATGAAAAAGCTCACGCCATGGAAAACATTGAAGATTCACTTCATGCCCTGGAGCGAGATTACCTCAACGCTGTCGATGAACACGCAGCGGAACAACGTAAGTTAGCGATGGCCACCGGGGGCAGTGTGGAGCAAGGTCAACCTTTTGACCCCGGCAGGGAAATGGAATCTGATATTTTccg ACTTGGTCAAATGATTGATGGATTGAAACACGAGATGTCCAACGAACCcgtacaacaacaacaacaaccccCGTACAACCATCCAAGTTCACCTGAGTTAGATGTGGATGAAAAGTTTGACCAACTCATGAAAAA ATACAACCGTGCACCCACCATAAAtgaatcttcccccaccacgATCCCATCCTCCCATGATGAAGAAGAGGAGGATGGGGGAAGAACATCGAGGAGCGAAAACATCCCGAACAAATACTTTCAACCAGCGTCGTCCCAACTTAACGATTCAACCTTTACAGGGGAACCCCCCAGCCAACCCCAAACCCCCTCCCCAAGGAAAGA AAGGAGCAGCGTCCATGATGACACTTCACGTTCTCCATCTCCTTCCAGAAGACAAAGTCGTCTTCCTCGTCCAGTTTCAAGAGGTAGGAGATCTTCCAGTGCTGACCGGAAACAAACAG ATAAAGGCACAGATAGCGGCTTCGTTGGTTCGGAAAGTAGTCGGCAATCGACAACGACAGCGCCACTAACGCCCGTCAAGACAAAGTTAGTCACTCGCCCGCAGTCAGTTATAGAAGTGAAGAAAGTTCCGGATTCGAAACCCCCCGTTGCATCGGAGAGACGAGGAAGGTGTTTGTCAGGTGATACAACGTCTACAATGCAAACTAATGAACG ACATCGTCCGAAACCTGCCCGTCGGTTATCCTCCGCGTACCATGATAAAGTTGGAATGTATAAACCACCACAATCTTat ACGATTGACGATTCAATGGACGACATCAGCACGACGTCAACCGTTCGTGAAATGTTGAAACCTCGTCACCCATCTCGTTCTATCTCATCTTCACCCTCACATAGCCCTCACCAAGCTAAGATAAAACCCCCCCTTACCCCTTACCCACGTGGGTCCAGAAGTGGGGCAAGCGTCAAATCTAAAGATAGTTCAAAGAGTAGAAG gTCGATGGCCAGCAGTACTAAGGACAGCACGCTTGACGCAATTCGTGGAGAAATTTCGAAATTACGCGAGGAAATGAAATCGACCAATCAGGGCAAAGAGAATGTTCACCCCGTGTTGACCTCTACCCCTCGAGTCCCTCTAGTGGCCGAAAGAAGTCACTCCCCGATCATAACTTCGGATAACGAAGCTCTTCGTGCCATACATGATGATATTAAG GCTCTGAAAGATGAAGTTCACCGACAAAGTCACCGCAag GGAACAGGTGACACTTCGAGCGTCAAGTCCGCTGAAATGTCCTCCTCACGAAGATCCAGGAGTGAAAAAAAGACGCCGAGATCCCGAAGATCACATTCGCTTGATCGTGATGACCTGAGTGATGCAAGCACCAACCGGGAGGAAAGTCCAACATCCGGAAGGAGGAGAAGAAGATCACGATCTCAATCCCGTAATCCGTTTCAAGGAGGTTATTGGACTTATGTGGCACCATCAGCGCCCGTCATCGAAACACAACAAGTCCCAATAGCTCGAGTATACGCTCGTACACAGTCCCCAGTCAGAGCAGTTTATTCACCAGTCTACCCTGCAGTGCAGCCACCAGTTATAGCTCAGCCACAAGTAGTTTACATGGAGCAACCCACCGCCCCTACGCGGGTGTATGTGTCGTCACCAGCGCCCACACAAGCACGAATCTACACAACACCCAGTAAACCTAACGCCTCCATCTACATATCACCACGCCATGCCAACTCTAGCAGGAATGTAAGGAAAGcaaatgtttatattgttgATTCAGAAGATGAACCATTGAGGAG GAGTCATTTGTCATCTTTACGCCGATCTTCGTCAATGAGTAAACTTCATCGTGAAGTTCCTCTCGTTGCTCTTCCCGATTCCTCCCTAAACGACTCGATTGAGAAAGCTGAACGAGCATCTGAGAGACTTCGCTCTCGCTCACGAACAATGTATCGAACCGTTCGTGATGATTTGTACCACACACAACTATTAGCTGACACCATGTAG
- the LOC100177391 gene encoding AT-hook-containing transcription factor isoform X4: MSGDFQRPGKISHRKSSRITFAGRGSGDGHLNIDDAGILQPDDNSKSFDDSVPLEDPSLNLTDDDTFANILEVNTASENEDNILSPTSHKVCGTSDSEPILDISEKSGRVHSEDLRIQLDELGAEYSEDFSKTTDSNALPTKTKSHASGSPHLDETESLTEFEEIERLIQANTAQDSDDDFSDIPEDLEKKILSGPISRSSNNSRRNSGLPTKSSSSEPLPPLSARSNKSSSSRESNRSLGSSSHHGRNDEEDKTNIRTLHHDTGYASDVDKTTTNLEPSMEVVDQNPHNDTQSSSESSQSESEHEIPTNDPNLHSTMVSTQDELNERVNTQHNTSNTEDLTITQEEEGVVMEDTADTGGGHDHIMDRYIVPTHRSAVGDTNEPNSLVATFGTTEDFEVLLQQQLDEMNDDDIGTATRGQTYTGRDTESPTQLNQTTDIQWRHPGNNRQPTSKNLNSSNESVRKSSYTRPSPRNKPTTNKPVVKSRLKLSPEVKANSPNRDSFQPRESTPASGRNTSRSARSPAANRARRANDKTHGRESRLICQSSDDASIRSDVSRSELRSKLKQEAQSRKRDEEFVKQLQENYGELLMKYAEAENTIDHLRLGAKINIFASVPRPNPEDPTLPFVESTSHPTDRRPRLATVTDGGLNQPPQSPVMFPSDEGPSKLHASSAGSDKDSWVESSLQLPAAAAAEFLRVALQLQAKDLQDKIDSFKTLMKETELSPHEKAHAMENIEDSLHALERDYLNAVDEHAAEQRKLAMATGGSVEQGQPFDPGREMESDIFRLGQMIDGLKHEMSNEPVQQQQQPPYNHPSSPELDVDEKFDQLMKKYNRAPTINESSPTTIPSSHDEEEEDGGRTSRSENIPNKYFQPASSQLNDSTFTGEPPSQPQTPSPRKERSSVHDDTSRSPSPSRRQSRLPRPVSRGRRSSSADRKQTDKGTDSGFVGSESSRQSTTTAPLTPVKTKLVTRPQSVIEVKKVPDSKPPVASERRGRCLSGDTTSTMQTNERHRPKPARRLSSAYHDKVGMYKPPQSYTIDDSMDDISTTSTVREMLKPRHPSRSISSSPSHSPHQAKIKPPLTPYPRGSRSGASVKSKDSSKSRRSMASSTKDSTLDAIRGEISKLREEMKSTNQGKENVHPVLTSTPRVPLVAERSHSPIITSDNEALRAIHDDIKALKDEVHRQSHRKGTGDTSSVKSAEMSSSRRSRSEKKTPRSRRSHSLDRDDLSDASTNREESPTSGRRRRRSRSQSRNPFQGGYWTYVAPSAPVIETQQVPIARVYARTQSPVRAVYSPVYPAVQPPVIAQPQVVYMEQPTAPTRVYVSSPAPTQARIYTTPSKPNASIYISPRHANSSRNVRKANVYIVDSEDEPLRRSHLSSLRRSSSMSKLHREVPLVALPDSSLNDSIEKAERASERLRSRSRTMYRTVRDDLYHTQLLADTM; this comes from the exons ATGAGTGGAGACTTTCAAAGACCAGGAAAGATTAGTCATCGCAAATCCAG CCGCATAACCTTTGCTGGTAGAGGGAGTGGTGACGGCCATCTTAACATTGATGATGCGGGGATATTACAACCGGATGATAATAGTAAGAGTTTCGATGATTCTGTGCCTTTAGAAGACCCAAGTCTGAACCTGACGGATGATGATACGTTTGCGAATATTCTTGAAGTAAATACAGCTTCTG AAAATGAAGACAACATTCTGTCACCAACAAGTCATAAAGTATGTGGAACATCAGATTCTGAACCCATTCTTGACATCAGTGAAAAATCGG GCCGTGTACATAGTGAAGACCTTCGTATACAGCTGGATGAGTTAGGTGCTGAATATTCAGAAGATTTTTCCAAAACAACCGACTCAAATGCTTTGCCAACGAAAACCAAGTCACATGCTTCAGGAA GTCCCCACCTCGACGAAACTGAATCCCTGACTGAGTTCGAGGAGATCGAGAGATTGATTCAAGCGAACACGGCACAAGACAGCGATGACGATTTCTCCGACATCCCGGAAGATTTAGAGAAGAAGATTTTGTCGGGTCCTATAAGCAGGA GCAGCAACAATAGTCGGCGCAACAGTGGCTTGCCGACAAAATCATCTTCATCGGAACCCCTTCCCCCTCTCTCTGCTCGATCAAATAAATCTTCATCATCACGTGAATCAAATCGCTCAC TTGGAAGTTCTTCACATCACGGGAGAAATGATGAGGAGGACAAAACCAACATCCGAACTTTACATCACGATACCGGATACGCAAGTGATg ttgataaaacaacaacaaacctCGAACCATCGATGGAAGTCGTTGATCAGAATCCACACAATGACACACAATCAt CGAGCGAGAGTTCCCAAAGTGAATCCGAACACGAGATACCAACCAACGACCCCAACCTCCATTCAACCATGGTGTCAACACAAGATGAACTAAACGAAAGAGTCAACACCCAACATAATACTTCAAATACTGAAG ATCTCACTATTACACAAGAAGAAGAAGGTGTAGTGATGGAGGATACAGCAGATACAGGGGGCGGCCATGATCATATTATGGATAGATACATCGTGCCTACACACAGGAGTGCTGTAGGCGACACTAATGAACCAAACAG CTTGGTTGCTACATTTGGAACAACTGAAGACTTTGAAGTTTTGTTGCAACAACAACTGGATGAGATGAATGATGATGATATTG gaacAGCTACAAGAGGCCAAACATACACAGGTAGAGACACAGAATCACCAACGCAGT tgAACCAAACTACAGATATACAATGGAGACACCCAGGCAACAACAGACAACCAACAAGCAA aaacttAAACAGTTCAAACGAAAGTGTGCGCAAGTCAAGTTACACGAGACCCAG CCCGAGGAACAAACCAACCACCAACAAACCAGTCGTGAAATCCCGATTAAAATTATCTCCAGAAGTAAAAGCCAATTCACCAAA CAGGGATAGTTTCCAACCACGAGAATCTACCCCAGCATCGGGACGAAACACTTCACGATCCGCGCGATCCCCGGCAGCCAACCGCGCAAGGAGGGCAAATGATAAAACTCACGGAAG AGAATCCCGGTTGATTTGCCAGAGCAGCGACGATGCGAGCATCCGATCCGATGTCTCCAGGAGCGAGTTACGTTCCAAACTTAAACAGGAAGCTCAATCAAGGAAGAGAGATGAAGAGTTCGTGAAACAACTCCAG GAAAATTATGGAGAACTTCTTATGAAATACGCTGAGGCTGAAAACACTATCGACCATTTAAGACTTGGAGCCAAG ATCAACATATTCGCATCCGTTCCTCGCCCGAATCCCGAAGACCCAACCCTTCCGTTTGTAGAATCGACGTCGCACCCGACCGATCGTCGTCCACGACTCGCAACTGTAACCGATGGAGGGCTTAACCAG CCACCCCAGTCCCCAGTAATGTTCCCATCTGATGAAGGACCATCCAAGCTACACGCCTCATCTGCTGGATCTGATAAAGACAGTTGGGTGGAAAGTAGTTTACAACTTCCAGCTGCTGCAGCTGCCGAGTTTCTTAGAGTAGCTTTGCAACTACAAGCCAAAGATTTGCAG GACAAAATCGATTcctttaaaactttgatgaaAGAAACAGAGCTAAGCCCACATGAAAAAGCTCACGCCATGGAAAACATTGAAGATTCACTTCATGCCCTGGAGCGAGATTACCTCAACGCTGTCGATGAACACGCAGCGGAACAACGTAAGTTAGCGATGGCCACCGGGGGCAGTGTGGAGCAAGGTCAACCTTTTGACCCCGGCAGGGAAATGGAATCTGATATTTTccg ACTTGGTCAAATGATTGATGGATTGAAACACGAGATGTCCAACGAACCcgtacaacaacaacaacaaccccCGTACAACCATCCAAGTTCACCTGAGTTAGATGTGGATGAAAAGTTTGACCAACTCATGAAAAA ATACAACCGTGCACCCACCATAAAtgaatcttcccccaccacgATCCCATCCTCCCATGATGAAGAAGAGGAGGATGGGGGAAGAACATCGAGGAGCGAAAACATCCCGAACAAATACTTTCAACCAGCGTCGTCCCAACTTAACGATTCAACCTTTACAGGGGAACCCCCCAGCCAACCCCAAACCCCCTCCCCAAGGAAAGA AAGGAGCAGCGTCCATGATGACACTTCACGTTCTCCATCTCCTTCCAGAAGACAAAGTCGTCTTCCTCGTCCAGTTTCAAGAGGTAGGAGATCTTCCAGTGCTGACCGGAAACAAACAG ATAAAGGCACAGATAGCGGCTTCGTTGGTTCGGAAAGTAGTCGGCAATCGACAACGACAGCGCCACTAACGCCCGTCAAGACAAAGTTAGTCACTCGCCCGCAGTCAGTTATAGAAGTGAAGAAAGTTCCGGATTCGAAACCCCCCGTTGCATCGGAGAGACGAGGAAGGTGTTTGTCAGGTGATACAACGTCTACAATGCAAACTAATGAACG ACATCGTCCGAAACCTGCCCGTCGGTTATCCTCCGCGTACCATGATAAAGTTGGAATGTATAAACCACCACAATCTTat ACGATTGACGATTCAATGGACGACATCAGCACGACGTCAACCGTTCGTGAAATGTTGAAACCTCGTCACCCATCTCGTTCTATCTCATCTTCACCCTCACATAGCCCTCACCAAGCTAAGATAAAACCCCCCCTTACCCCTTACCCACGTGGGTCCAGAAGTGGGGCAAGCGTCAAATCTAAAGATAGTTCAAAGAGTAGAAG gTCGATGGCCAGCAGTACTAAGGACAGCACGCTTGACGCAATTCGTGGAGAAATTTCGAAATTACGCGAGGAAATGAAATCGACCAATCAGGGCAAAGAGAATGTTCACCCCGTGTTGACCTCTACCCCTCGAGTCCCTCTAGTGGCCGAAAGAAGTCACTCCCCGATCATAACTTCGGATAACGAAGCTCTTCGTGCCATACATGATGATATTAAG GCTCTGAAAGATGAAGTTCACCGACAAAGTCACCGCAag GGAACAGGTGACACTTCGAGCGTCAAGTCCGCTGAAATGTCCTCCTCACGAAGATCCAGGAGTGAAAAAAAGACGCCGAGATCCCGAAGATCACATTCGCTTGATCGTGATGACCTGAGTGATGCAAGCACCAACCGGGAGGAAAGTCCAACATCCGGAAGGAGGAGAAGAAGATCACGATCTCAATCCCGTAATCCGTTTCAAGGAGGTTATTGGACTTATGTGGCACCATCAGCGCCCGTCATCGAAACACAACAAGTCCCAATAGCTCGAGTATACGCTCGTACACAGTCCCCAGTCAGAGCAGTTTATTCACCAGTCTACCCTGCAGTGCAGCCACCAGTTATAGCTCAGCCACAAGTAGTTTACATGGAGCAACCCACCGCCCCTACGCGGGTGTATGTGTCGTCACCAGCGCCCACACAAGCACGAATCTACACAACACCCAGTAAACCTAACGCCTCCATCTACATATCACCACGCCATGCCAACTCTAGCAGGAATGTAAGGAAAGcaaatgtttatattgttgATTCAGAAGATGAACCATTGAGGAG GAGTCATTTGTCATCTTTACGCCGATCTTCGTCAATGAGTAAACTTCATCGTGAAGTTCCTCTCGTTGCTCTTCCCGATTCCTCCCTAAACGACTCGATTGAGAAAGCTGAACGAGCATCTGAGAGACTTCGCTCTCGCTCACGAACAATGTATCGAACCGTTCGTGATGATTTGTACCACACACAACTATTAGCTGACACCATGTAG